The genomic stretch AAGATGAATTGGATAGGTATAAACATCTTCAACCTGAATTTCGTGGACATTACGAATACGAGAAGAATGGGGATTTAATCACAAAACTTAGATATATAGCTCCAAGAGTAGGAAAAGAACATAACTATGTTTATGGAACACTGACTTTGGAATATGTGCATTAATTATCAATGCTCTAATATGAATTTTATAAATGGATAAATACTTATAAATAATATATGACCGAGAAATGTAATTTACCTTCTGCAAGTCATATATAAAAGTGTGATTTTAAATAAAATATGCGTAATATAAAGAGAAATGAGATATTTATAAATAAGATGATTCTTTAAGTAGAGGTATGGTGATACCTCATTTTGTTCCTTTTAGGAGTAACCTTGTTTTAGGGTTACTCCTTTTTTGTTATGCTCCTTTTTTTGAGTTAAAGAATCTTATAGCAAAATAAATGTAATATCAAAATTAATTGGTGGTATATTGTATTATTTTAACTTTTTATATTTGGGGTATATACATAATTTTGCTTATATTTGCATTGCTTTTCAAATGAGGGTGGGTACTTCACTTGTAGAGTATGGCTATTACTCTTCACATAGCCACAGAGCGGAAGAGCGACATTAACCCAAGTGTTCGGTTCTGGATTTATCTATTAATATGTATTCTTTATCATGCTTGGTGAAATGGCATGGTAGGATGATGTGAGTAGCCAATGACGTATAATGTCATTGGGATAGGGCGTTTTGTCTCTATTAAACTAAGTGTTAAATTTATTAAGAGTTTGAAATGAACAACAATATGTTATGCGGATGCTTGACCGCTAATCAGGCAATGGAGAAGGCTTTGGCTTTACCGCCTATAAAGGCTTTGTATGAAACATTTTGGTATGAGAATGAACTCTGTATCTTCTTTGCAGAAGCTAACGTTGGTAAGTCCTTGTATGCTATGCAGATGGCAGAACATATAGCCCAAGAGCGTAAGGTGATGTACTTGGATTATGAGCTGTCTTTGAGCCAATTCCGTTCACGTTACACCAATGATGAAACGGGAGTGCCTTACCAGTTCTCTGATAATCTCTTTCGTCCAAGTCTGAGGATAGAACAGGTTTCGGATGATAGAGAGGTAGAAGAACGGTTGTTCAAGAAGATAGAAGAAGGTGTGAGGATGGGTATTAAAACTTACGTAGTGGATAATATAACTTATTTGTGTGGTAAACTTGACCAAGGGATTGAAGCGACACGGATAATGAAACGATTGTCCGCAATGAAGCATACATACGGGCTGAGTTTGTTGGTAATAGCCCATACGAAGAAGCGAAACTCCAAAAAGGAAATTGAAGCGGATGATTTGGCGGGGTCCAAACGGCTGATGAACTTCTGTGATAGCAGTTTTGCTTTGGGAAAATCACGTGAGGATAGTAAAACCATCTACTTGAAACAAATAAAAGTCCGTCAAGGAGAGAACAAACATGGCAAGGATAATGTAATTCTGTATCGGATAGTTAAAGATGATAACTTCCCACGGTTTGTAGAAGAAGGTTGTTCGGAAGAGGAGAAACTATTGAAGCCGTCCAAGAGTGAGGACAAGGGTATTTTAAAGGCTAAGATGAAGATACTGCACGAGGAAGGTCTGAGCAATAGGGCGATTGCTAAAGAGTTGGGGATAGCCGAGGGTACGGTACGGAATTGGCTGAAAGAATTGGAAGAGGTTGTCAATGTATCTACTGAACCATCTTCAATGGTACAAGAGGAATCGGAAGCCGAATATGTGGAATATGAGGAAGTAGCATAAGGGTGCGTAAGATTTGGTGCGTAAAAAGGTGCGTAACTGTGATTGCGTAAATAAAGTGCGTAAATGTTTGCGCAAAAGTTAATTCACCGTATCTTTGCAGCGTCTCTCCTTGATGTTCTGTTATGGAATGCTAGAGGGGGAGATTGTTTGATTAAAATAATATAAATCGTATATTTATGGCTGATTATCGATATTGTGGTCTATTTTACGTATTCGGGCATGAAATGGCGTTTTACAGCGTTTCAGTGCCAAATAGGTTTTCCAAAAACTACATCTTTTTATGTAATTAGCTGATATTCATACTTCAAATTTTTCTTTAACGAAGAAGAATATTAGAAAGAGAACATAGCGGACAGAATAAAAAATTCTGTCCGTTTTTTGTTTGATATTTCTTCTTGGAAGGGGGTATTGGAAAGCGTAATGTAACTTTCCTGAGAGATTGAACATTATACATGGAAAAAGTGTTTATCTTTGTGGCGTAAACTAAAAATAGACAAACATGAAAAAGATTATTAGTGTATTAATGGTAGCTGTATGTTTGATGATGGCTGCTCCTGCTCAGGCTCAGTTGCACTTTGGAGTAAAAGGTGGCTTGAACCTGTCAAAGGTTAGTTTCTCGAAATCAGATTTAAAAGGAGATAATAAAACCGGTTGGTTCATTGGTCCGATGGCTGAATTCACCCTGCCCATTATTGGGATTGGTGCGGATGTTGCGGCTTTGTATTCACAGACAGAACTGGCTGCAAAGGGATATTCCACCGATGCAAAACTGAAAACGATTGAGATTCCGGTAAATTTGAAATGGTCTTTCGGACTTGGAAGTATGTTGGGTGCTTATATTGCTGCCGGGCCTCAGTTCGGTTTCAATATTGGTAATAAGAAAGGATTTATGAATTATGATCTGAAGAAGAACAACACCAGCTTCAATGTGGGGGCAGGTGTGAAACTGATCCGCCATTTACAGCTTGGCGTGAATTATAATTTTGCTTTGGGGCATACTGCCACTCTTTATGCTGACCCTAATATAATCCTTGATGGTAAACCACTTACTCAGGATGTGAAGATAAAGAACAACACTTGGCAAGTTTCTTTGGCATACTTGTTCTAGACAACCTTATTTAATAAAAGATAAAAAGGAGGCATTCAGTAAAGAATGCCTCCTTTTTTGTAATTTTGCACCATGAAAAAATTCGTAGATGTCATAGTTCCATTACCTATTGCCAACCAATACACTTATTCCCTTCCTCAGGAGATGGAAGAGATGGTACAGATTGGTTGTCGGGTGATTGTTCCGTTTGGAAAGAAAAAGTTCTATACGGCAATAGTGACAAATGTACATTATGCGGCCCCGGAGGGGTATGAAACGAAGGATATAGCTGAAGTGCTAGATTCATCTCCGGTACTGTTACCGAAACAATATGAGTTCTGGCAATGGCTGGCGGAATATTATCTTTGTACATTAGGAGATGTGTACAAGGCGGCTATCCCTTCGGGTATGAAACTGGAAAGCGAAACGTTGGTGGAATATAATCCCGATTTTGAGACCACCGCACCGTTACCGGAGAAAGAGCAGAAAATTCTAGATTTGTTGAGTCGGGATACAGAACAGTGTGTAACCCAGTTGGAAAAAAACAGCGGACTGAAAAATGTGTTGACTGTCATCAAGTCTTTGTTGGACAAAGAAGCCATCTTTGTCAAGGAGGAACTGAAACGTAATTACAAACCGCGTACTGAGGCGAGGGTGAGATTGGTGAACGGAGAAGCGGATGAGGCTTACTTACAACGGCTGTTCAATGAATTGTCACGTGCTCCTAAACAATTGATGATATTAATGAAGTATGTGGAATTGTCCGGTTGGGTAACCAAAGGGTATGCTTTAAAGGAAGTAACAAAGAAAGAGCTGCTTGAAAAGTCAGGAGGTTCTGTTGCCGTTTTTAACGGATTGGTCGAAAAGAAAGTCTTTGAGGTCTATCATCAGGAGATAGGACGTTTGGATAAAGGAATTTTGGATACCGGTGATATTAATCCGCTGAATATTGCGCAGCAACAGGCCTATAGCAACATTCTTCAATGCTTCAGAGAGAAAAATGTGTGTCTTCTGCATGGTGTTACATCCAGTGGCAAGACGGAAATTTATATCCACCTCATTCAGGAGGTGCTGAAAACAGGAAAGCAAGTCTTATATTTGCTTCCGGAAATTGCACTGACCACTCAG from Phocaeicola dorei encodes the following:
- a CDS encoding AAA family ATPase yields the protein MNNNMLCGCLTANQAMEKALALPPIKALYETFWYENELCIFFAEANVGKSLYAMQMAEHIAQERKVMYLDYELSLSQFRSRYTNDETGVPYQFSDNLFRPSLRIEQVSDDREVEERLFKKIEEGVRMGIKTYVVDNITYLCGKLDQGIEATRIMKRLSAMKHTYGLSLLVIAHTKKRNSKKEIEADDLAGSKRLMNFCDSSFALGKSREDSKTIYLKQIKVRQGENKHGKDNVILYRIVKDDNFPRFVEEGCSEEEKLLKPSKSEDKGILKAKMKILHEEGLSNRAIAKELGIAEGTVRNWLKELEEVVNVSTEPSSMVQEESEAEYVEYEEVA
- a CDS encoding porin family protein, which translates into the protein MKKIISVLMVAVCLMMAAPAQAQLHFGVKGGLNLSKVSFSKSDLKGDNKTGWFIGPMAEFTLPIIGIGADVAALYSQTELAAKGYSTDAKLKTIEIPVNLKWSFGLGSMLGAYIAAGPQFGFNIGNKKGFMNYDLKKNNTSFNVGAGVKLIRHLQLGVNYNFALGHTATLYADPNIILDGKPLTQDVKIKNNTWQVSLAYLF